One stretch of Legionella birminghamensis DNA includes these proteins:
- the kdsC gene encoding 3-deoxy-manno-octulosonate-8-phosphatase KdsC, with product MNNLLEKAKKIRCLVSDVDGVLTDGLLFLDNHGNELKAFNVQDGMGLKLLMAAGIDVAVITTSKNKVIDHRMEQLGISHYFKGQVDKRKAFARLCETLGYQLEEIAYIGDDLPDLPIIQQVGLGIAVANAVPQVKEFAVWQTLQSGGRGAVREVCDLILNAQNKFDAALERYFLS from the coding sequence ATGAATAATTTATTGGAAAAAGCAAAAAAAATCCGCTGCCTTGTCTCTGATGTAGATGGGGTACTGACTGACGGGCTTTTATTTCTCGACAATCATGGTAATGAACTCAAAGCCTTTAATGTACAGGATGGAATGGGGCTTAAACTATTAATGGCTGCCGGTATTGATGTGGCTGTTATAACTACATCGAAAAACAAGGTAATCGATCACCGAATGGAGCAATTAGGAATTAGCCATTATTTTAAAGGCCAGGTTGACAAGCGGAAAGCATTCGCCAGGCTTTGCGAGACTCTGGGTTACCAGTTGGAAGAAATCGCCTACATTGGTGATGATTTACCCGATTTACCCATCATCCAACAAGTGGGGCTGGGCATTGCCGTTGCCAACGCCGTTCCCCAGGTTAAGGAGTTTGCCGTATGGCAGACGCTGCAATCAGGCGGTCGGGGAGCTGTTCGCGAAGTCTGCGATCTGATTTTAAACGCCCAAAACAAATTTGATGCTGCGCTTGAAAGGTATTTCCTGTCATGA
- the lptC gene encoding LPS export ABC transporter periplasmic protein LptC, with translation MNAAKHAAWLFIALFALACSGWYFASSSAPAIKLDNHVLSIMPDAVVSGLVVRQFNNDGMLVNLLETTKLRHIPENNTHYLTAPHIIIKQNDQPGWNIRSAKAKAINGGEQIDFIDDVIIHHEKDQNNEETTITTDNLTYYPKTKFATTLALVNFAQPGSTVKSQGMNAYLADKRIQLSRVRATYEPRQHEKS, from the coding sequence ATGAATGCTGCCAAACATGCAGCCTGGTTATTCATAGCCCTGTTTGCATTAGCCTGCTCAGGCTGGTATTTCGCCAGCTCTTCTGCACCTGCAATCAAGCTTGATAACCATGTTCTGTCCATCATGCCAGATGCTGTTGTCTCCGGTCTGGTTGTTCGTCAATTTAATAATGACGGAATGCTGGTGAATTTGCTTGAAACCACGAAACTCCGGCATATTCCTGAAAATAATACGCATTATCTGACTGCCCCCCATATTATTATCAAACAGAATGATCAGCCGGGTTGGAATATACGCTCAGCCAAGGCAAAAGCAATCAATGGCGGTGAGCAAATAGATTTTATTGATGATGTGATTATTCATCATGAAAAAGATCAAAATAATGAGGAAACAACAATCACCACTGATAACTTAACTTATTATCCAAAAACTAAATTTGCGACTACTCTTGCCCTTGTTAATTTTGCCCAGCCGGGGAGTACCGTAAAATCCCAGGGAATGAATGCTTATCTGGCTGATAAGAGGATACAGCTCAGCCGGGTTCGCGCAACTTACGAGCCACGACAACATGAAAAATCATAA
- the lptA gene encoding lipopolysaccharide transport periplasmic protein LptA has translation MKNHKLLAVTLGLFFLNMPIAQAMPDDREQLLQLSADQADLNEKTHRGEYTGAVELDQGTTHLRATKAVTEGNQQNKLVVAIAMGNPKAPAHYWTQTAKDKPLLHAYANTIRYYPERHLIELIGNARVVQGDNSFSAPKISYDTLKQHVISEHDGKERTTIIIHPEKKKA, from the coding sequence ATGAAAAATCATAAACTACTCGCTGTAACACTAGGTCTCTTCTTTTTAAATATGCCCATAGCCCAGGCAATGCCCGATGATCGTGAGCAATTACTACAATTATCAGCCGATCAGGCTGATCTGAATGAAAAAACACACCGGGGTGAATACACAGGGGCTGTTGAACTGGACCAGGGAACCACCCATTTGCGTGCAACCAAAGCGGTTACTGAGGGAAATCAACAGAATAAACTGGTCGTAGCCATCGCGATGGGCAATCCTAAAGCGCCAGCGCACTACTGGACACAAACGGCCAAAGATAAACCCCTTCTTCATGCCTATGCGAATACAATCCGTTATTACCCGGAACGGCATCTGATTGAATTAATCGGTAATGCCCGGGTAGTCCAGGGAGACAACTCCTTCTCAGCGCCCAAGATCAGCTATGATACGCTGAAACAGCATGTGATTTCTGAGCATGACGGCAAGGAGCGGACGACTATTATCATTCATCCAGAGAAGAAGAAAGCATGA
- the lptB gene encoding LPS export ABC transporter ATP-binding protein, protein MTELSAKHLKKSFKTRTVVNDVSITIRSGECVGLLGPNGAGKTTCFYMIVGLQACDEGQIILDGQDVTRSPMHQRARLGIGYLPQEASVFRKMTVADNILSILQLRTDLNKMEQQRKLAQLMEEFHIEHLRKSLGMSLSGGERRRVEIARALAIEPTFILLDEPFAGVDPISVLDIKRIISHLCDKNIGILITDHNVRETLDICERAYIVSQGKILCEGSPDSILANQQVRAVYLGEEFSL, encoded by the coding sequence ATGACCGAGTTATCGGCAAAACATCTTAAAAAAAGCTTTAAAACACGAACCGTCGTAAATGATGTCAGTATTACGATTCGAAGTGGCGAATGTGTTGGTTTATTAGGTCCTAACGGTGCAGGAAAAACAACCTGTTTTTATATGATCGTTGGGCTTCAGGCCTGTGACGAAGGCCAGATTATCCTTGATGGCCAGGATGTCACACGTTCGCCCATGCATCAACGCGCGCGGCTTGGAATTGGATATCTGCCGCAGGAAGCCTCTGTTTTTCGCAAAATGACCGTTGCTGATAATATTCTTTCCATTTTGCAGTTAAGAACTGATTTAAATAAAATGGAGCAGCAGAGGAAATTAGCCCAGTTAATGGAAGAGTTCCATATTGAGCATTTACGCAAAAGCCTGGGAATGAGTTTGTCAGGCGGTGAAAGACGGCGTGTCGAAATAGCCAGAGCCCTGGCAATTGAGCCTACATTTATTCTTCTGGATGAACCTTTTGCAGGGGTTGATCCCATTTCGGTTCTGGACATCAAACGGATTATCTCTCATTTATGCGATAAAAATATTGGCATACTGATTACGGATCACAATGTGAGGGAAACCCTCGATATTTGTGAGAGAGCGTATATCGTCAGCCAGGGAAAAATTCTTTGCGAAGGCTCCCCCGATTCTATTCTGGCCAATCAGCAAGTTAGGGCGGTATATTTGGGAGAGGAATTTTCCTTGTGA
- a CDS encoding anthranilate synthase component II produces MLLLIDNYDSFTYNLVQYFQILEQPVKVVSNDEITIPEIERLNPEYLVISPGPNRPEDAGISMDAIRHFHQKLPILGVCLGHQCLAQVFGGRIIHAPQVMHGKTSRILHHKLQLFKDVPNPFLATRYHSLIVETASLPTCFSIDAWANNDIMAISHRQYPLFGVQFHPESILTEHGLHLLRNFLNHEHYPLS; encoded by the coding sequence ATGTTACTTCTAATCGACAACTATGATTCATTTACCTACAACCTGGTTCAATACTTTCAAATATTGGAACAGCCTGTTAAGGTGGTTTCCAACGATGAAATAACGATTCCTGAGATTGAAAGGCTTAATCCTGAATATCTGGTTATTTCACCGGGCCCTAACCGTCCAGAGGATGCTGGAATTTCAATGGATGCAATCCGCCATTTTCACCAGAAACTACCCATTCTGGGCGTCTGTCTGGGACATCAATGCCTGGCCCAGGTCTTTGGCGGCAGGATTATTCATGCGCCTCAGGTAATGCATGGGAAAACCTCCCGAATCCTGCATCATAAGCTTCAATTATTTAAAGATGTACCGAATCCCTTTCTGGCTACCCGTTATCACTCACTCATTGTAGAAACCGCCAGTCTTCCCACCTGTTTTTCAATAGACGCATGGGCGAATAATGATATTATGGCAATTTCGCATCGCCAGTATCCTCTATTTGGAGTACAGTTTCATCCTGAATCGATTTTAACTGAACATGGGCTTCATCTACTGAGAAATTTTTTAAATCATGAACATTACCCCTTATCTTGA
- the trpD gene encoding anthranilate phosphoribosyltransferase, producing the protein MNITPYLEHLLKKNNLTTFEMMEIMRACMAGDLSDSQLAAFLTLMRMKGETVEELTAAAQVMMEMAHTIDLGDNLVDIVGTGGDGKNTFNVSTVSSIVASAAGARVAKHGNRSVSSKSGSTDLLMKAGITLEIDDSDLQRCMQQYQLCFLYAPHFHKAMQEARKVRQELGIRTFFNLLGPLVNPARPKSQVVGVFDKKWQKPLLDVLVNLGCVHALVVCSRDGLDEISIAAPTDVLEYHKGEYSEWTIVPGQYHCAHNRLDEITVNSAEESMSHMYSVLNGEVSPSRDIILLNTAAALYCADVVGSFQEGIYAAVNAIDSGAALERLQQLQVFSQNL; encoded by the coding sequence ATGAACATTACCCCTTATCTTGAACATTTGTTGAAAAAAAATAATCTAACTACTTTTGAGATGATGGAAATTATGCGTGCCTGTATGGCTGGGGATCTATCTGACAGCCAGCTTGCCGCTTTTCTGACCCTCATGAGAATGAAGGGGGAAACCGTTGAGGAGCTGACTGCAGCAGCGCAAGTCATGATGGAAATGGCTCATACCATTGATTTAGGCGATAACCTTGTAGATATTGTCGGTACGGGGGGAGATGGAAAAAATACTTTCAATGTATCCACTGTAAGCAGTATTGTCGCATCGGCAGCTGGAGCGCGGGTGGCCAAACATGGAAACCGTTCTGTGTCCAGCAAAAGCGGCAGTACTGATTTGCTCATGAAAGCCGGTATTACCCTGGAGATAGACGATAGCGATCTGCAACGGTGTATGCAGCAATATCAGTTGTGCTTTTTATATGCCCCGCACTTTCATAAAGCCATGCAGGAAGCTAGAAAAGTACGTCAGGAATTAGGGATCAGAACTTTTTTCAATCTTCTTGGCCCTCTGGTCAATCCAGCAAGACCTAAAAGCCAGGTCGTTGGCGTTTTTGATAAAAAATGGCAAAAGCCACTGCTCGATGTGTTAGTGAATTTGGGCTGTGTACATGCCCTGGTGGTCTGTTCAAGAGATGGGCTGGATGAAATTAGTATCGCCGCCCCTACTGACGTGCTTGAATACCATAAGGGTGAATATTCAGAATGGACTATTGTTCCTGGACAATATCATTGCGCACATAATCGTTTAGATGAGATTACTGTAAACTCAGCTGAAGAAAGTATGAGCCATATGTATAGTGTTTTAAATGGTGAAGTGAGCCCTTCCCGCGATATTATTTTACTGAACACTGCAGCAGCTTTATATTGCGCTGATGTTGTTGGCAGCTTCCAGGAAGGTATTTACGCGGCGGTCAATGCGATTGATAGTGGAGCGGCATTAGAGCGCTTGCAGCAGCTACAGGTATTTTCGCAAAATTTGTGA
- the trpC gene encoding indole-3-glycerol phosphate synthase TrpC: protein MLSVLDKIAEYKRGEVEQAKRERPLSTLREQQSAPTRDFVAALQSRKPSIIAEIKKASPSKGVIREDFDVAEIARIYEKNGASCLSVLTDEHFFQGQAVNLEIAKANASCPVLRKDFIIDSYQIDESRALGADCILLIAAILDDIQLNDFCQQAQALDMAVLVESHTLSELQRALTLPTPLMGINNRSLHNFKTNIETTIELSRHIPADKLIITESGINTHTDILKMQSAGVHYFLIGESLMRSDDIGKKLQELLHQH from the coding sequence ATGTTAAGCGTATTAGATAAAATTGCAGAATATAAACGAGGTGAAGTGGAACAGGCAAAACGCGAGCGTCCCCTTTCCACATTAAGAGAACAGCAGTCAGCCCCAACCCGGGATTTTGTAGCGGCGCTGCAATCCCGGAAACCCTCAATTATTGCCGAGATTAAAAAAGCCTCTCCCAGCAAAGGGGTTATTCGGGAAGATTTTGACGTAGCTGAAATAGCTCGAATCTATGAAAAAAATGGCGCCAGCTGTTTATCAGTGCTCACCGATGAACATTTTTTTCAAGGTCAAGCGGTGAATCTTGAAATCGCGAAAGCCAATGCGTCCTGCCCGGTTTTGCGCAAGGATTTTATTATTGACAGTTACCAGATCGATGAAAGCCGTGCCTTAGGCGCAGATTGCATTCTCCTGATTGCAGCCATCCTTGATGATATCCAGTTAAATGATTTTTGCCAGCAAGCCCAGGCATTGGACATGGCTGTATTGGTAGAAAGCCATACGCTTTCAGAGCTGCAACGTGCCCTCACCCTGCCAACACCCTTAATGGGCATTAATAATCGCAGCCTTCATAATTTTAAAACCAATATCGAAACAACTATTGAGTTATCGCGCCATATTCCTGCAGATAAACTTATTATTACAGAAAGCGGCATTAACACGCATACAGATATACTAAAAATGCAGTCAGCTGGCGTTCATTATTTCCTGATTGGTGAAAGTCTGATGCGCAGTGATGATATTGGTAAAAAATTACAGGAGTTGCTACATCAACACTAG